The Pirellulales bacterium genome contains the following window.
GGCGTCGATCCATTGCCGGGCCACCGGTGCGGCGGGGCGACCGTAATTGGGACCAACTTTGAAGCCGTTGTGAATGTAATCGCGCCACGAAGTGCAGCCGGTCAGAAAAAACAGCATCAGAGCGCATGTGGCTAGCCACCTCCGTCGCCGGCGGGCGATTTCGGTGTTGCTAATTAGTCCGCGCCGCTGCGCACTACGTTCTTCCAATGGAACTGTGAACACGGAAGACTCGATGAGTTTTCGGAATCGGCAGAGTTACTACCATCCGCACAATTGGAATCATCGACACTTCCGGCAAACTCGAATCTGCAGCGGGCTGCTAGCGCCATATATATTGCCAAGATTGTGCAACATCCGGCTTACATGCCGCCTGCAGGCGAAAGTTTACCGATGCAGGGTGCAAGCGCTGCTAGCCTATTTGGCAATCATTCCGGCGCAGCGTATGGCGGCTGCTGAGATTCGACCGCCGGAACGTGCCGTTTTTTTGGATGGCGGTCGTTCCAGCCCTGAATGACATAAAAGAAAATTGGCGTCAAAAACACGCCGAACAAGGTTACGCCCAGCATGCCGCTGAATACGGCAATTCCCAGCGTGCGGCGCATTTCGGCTCCTGCGCCGCTGGCCACTACCAGCGGCACCACGCCGAGGATGAACGCGAAGGAAGTCATTAAAATAGGGCGCAACCGCAGCCGCACGGCATCTAACGTGGCCTCGCGGCGAGACATGCCGTTTTCGCGCTGCACCTTGGCGAACTCGACGATCAGAATTGCGTTCTTGCTGGCCAGCCCGACCAGCACCACAAAACCAATTTGCGTAAAAATGTTCACGTCGTTCCCCGCCGCCTGAATGCCCGTCACGGAAAA
Protein-coding sequences here:
- a CDS encoding efflux RND transporter permease subunit, whose amino-acid sequence is PPSMAYEWTDLAYLQLQAGNSAMWFFALAVLFVFLVLAAQYESWSLPLAVILVVPMCLLFSVTGIQAAGNDVNIFTQIGFVVLVGLASKNAILIVEFAKVQRENGMSRREATLDAVRLRLRPILMTSFAFILGVVPLVVASGAGAEMRRTLGIAVFSGMLGVTLFGVFLTPIFFYVIQGWNDRHPKKRHVPAVESQQPPYAAPE